In the Streptomyces sp. SJL17-4 genome, AAAGCACACGATCGAGGTAGTCGTCGACCGCCTCACCGTGAAGGACAGCGCCAAGCGCCGCCTCACCGACTCGGTCGAGACCGCGCTCGGGCTCTCCGGCGGCATGGTCGTGCTCGACTTCGTCGACCTCGCCGAGGACGACCCCGAGCGCGAGCGGATGTACTCGGAGCACCTCTACTGCCCGTACGACGACCTGTCCTTCGAGGAACTGGAGCCGCGCTCCTTCTCCTTCAACTCGCCGTTCGGCGCCTGCCCCGACTGCACCGGCATCGGCACCCGCATGGAGGTCGACCCGGAGCTGATCGTCCCCGACGAGGACAAGTCCCTCGACGAGGGCGCCATCCACCCCTGGTCGCACGGCCACACCAAGGAGTACTTCGGCCGGCTCATCGGCGGCCTCTCGCAGGCCCTCGGGTTCCGTACGGACCTGCCGTACGCGGCCCTGCCTCAGCGTGCCAAGAAGGCCCTGATGTACGGCCACAAGACCCAGGTCGAGGTGCGCTACCGCAACCGGTACGGCCGGGAGCGGGCATACACGACCCCGGCCTTCGAAGGTGCCGTCTCCTTCGTCAAGCGGCGCCACACCGAGGCCGAGAGCGACTCCAGCCGCGAGCGCTTCGAGGGCTACATGCGCGAGGTGCCGTGTCCCACCTGTGAGGGCACCCGCCTCAAGCCGATCGTCCTCGCGGTCACGGTCATGGAGAAGTCCATCGCCGAGGTCTCCGCGATGTCGATCAGCGACTGCGCCGAGTTCCTCTCCCGCCTCACGCTCAACGCCCGGGACAAGAAGATCGCCGAGCGGGTCCTCAAGGAGGTCAACGAGCGGCTGCGCTTCCTCGTCGACGTCGGCCTCGACTACCTCTCGCTCAACCGCGCCGCGGGCACCCTCTCCGGCGGCGAGGCCCAGCGCATCCGGCTCGCCACCCAGATCGGCTCCGGCCTGGTCGGTGTGCTGTACGTGCTCGACGAGCCGTCCATCGGCCTCCACCAGCGCGACAACCACCGGCTCATCGAGACCCTCGTACGCCTCCGGGACATGGGCAACACGCTCATCGTCGTCGAGCACGACGAGGACACCATCAAGGTCGCCGACTGGATCGTCGACATCGGCCCCGGCGCCGGTGAGCACGGCGGCAAGGTCGTCCACTCCGGCAGCTTGAAGGAACTCCTCGGCAACGAGGAGTCGATGACCGGGCAGTACCTGTCCGGCCGCCGGGAGATCCGGACCCCGGACATCCGCCGTCCCGTGGACCCCGGCCGCAGGCTCACCGTGCACGGTGCCCGCGAGAACAACCTCCAGGACATCGACGTGTCCTTCCCGCTGGGCGTCCTCACCGCCGTCACCGGTGTCTCCGGCTCCGGCAAGTCGACCCTGGTCAACGACATCCTCTACACCCACCTGGCGCGCGAGCTGAACGGCGCCAAGTCGGTGCCCGGCCGGCACACGCGCGTGGACGGCGACGACCTCGTCGACAAGGTCGTGCACGTCGACCAGTCCCCGATCGGCCGCACCCCGCGGTCGAACCCGGCGACGTACACCGGCGTCTTCGACCACGTCCGCAAGCTCTTCGCCGAGACGATGGAGGCCAAGGTACGGGGCTACCTGCCCGGCCGGTTCTCCTTCAACGTCAAGGGCGGCCGCTGCGAGAACTGCTCCGGCGACGGCACGATCAAGATCGAGATGAACTTCCTCCCGGACGTCTACGTCCCGTGCGAGGTCTGCCACGGCGACCGGTACAACCGGGAGACCCTGGAGGTCCACTACAAGGGCAAGTCCATCGCCGAAGTCCTGAACATGCCGATCGAGGAGGCCCTGGACTTCTTCGAGGCCGTCCCGACGATCGCGCGCCACCTGCGCACGCTCAACGAGGTCGGACTCGGGTACGTCCGGCTCGGGCAGTCCGCGCCGACGCTCTCGGGCGGCGAGGCGCAGCGCGTGAAGCTCGCCTCCGAGCTCCAGAAGCGCTCGACGGGCCGCACGGTCTACGTCCTGGACGAGCCGACCACCGGTCTGCACTTCGAGGACATCTCGAAGCTGATCAAGGTCCTGTCCGGTCTGGTCGACAAGGGCAACTCGGTGATCGTCATCGAGCACAACCTCGATGTCATCAAGACCGCGGACTGGCTCATCGACATGGGCCCCGAGGGCGGCAGCGGCGGCGGCCTGGTCGTCGCCGAGGGCACGCCGGAGGAGGTCGCCTCGGTCCCGGCGAGCCACACCGGCAAGTTCCTCCGCGAGGTCCTCGGCGCGGACCGGGTCAGCGACGCCGGGGTGACCGTCCCGGCGGCCCGGGGGACGAGAAAGGCGGCGGCGAAGAAGGCCCCGGCCAAGGCGCCCGCCAAGAAGGCCGCCGCGACGAAGGCGGCCGCGGCGACCACGACGGCCGCCAGGAAGACGGCCACGAAGGTCGCCACGAAGACGGCCACGAAGGCGACCGCCACCAAGGTCGCCGCGAAGAAGGCGACGACGCGGGCCCGCAAGGCCTGACGTTCCCGGCAGGGCCCCCTCCCCGGGGGCCCTGCCGCGTCTCGGCGTCTCGGAGCGGCCCCCCGGGCCCGGTCTCCGGCGCCGGACACCCCGCCGGTATCGTCGGTTCGGTCACGCCTTGCCCCGATCCACCGTGGAGCGCCCATGTCCGGCCAGTCCAGCCGCCGCACCGTACTGAAGGGCGCCGCTCTCGCCGGTGCCGCCGGGCTGGGAGTCGCCGCCTGCTCCACCGAGTCCAAGCTCGGCCATGCCGGGGTCCCGACCCCGACCGCCCCCGTCGCCCTCGGCGCCCCGGACGAGATCCCCGTCGGCGGCGCCAAGCTCTACCGCGAGCAGAAGGTCCTGGTGAGCTGCCCGGCCAAGGGCCAGTACAAGGCGTTCAGCGCCCAGTGCACGCACGCCGGCTGCGTCCTCGACAAGATCGAGAACAACGAGGGCAACTGCCCCTGCCACGGCAGCCGCTTCGACGTGACGACCGGCAAGGCGCTCAAGGGCCCGGCCACCGTGCCGCTCCCCGAGGTCCCGGTCCGCGTCGAGAACGGCACGCTGATCGCGGGCCCCGAGACCGCGCCCAAGGCCTGAGCCTCGGGCTCCCACCGGGCAGGCCCGCCCCCGTCAGGTCCAGTCCCAGTCGATCCCCAGGATCCCCGGGCGTACGCCCTGCTCCACGACGTGGACCGTGCGGTGCCGGCCGCTCACGGTCAGCTCCGCACGGCCACCGCGCGGCGCACCCGCCGACGCCTGCGCGAACCGTCGGCACCGCACCGGCAGCGCCGCCTCGTCGAAGCGCACCTGAAGCACGTACTGCCCGCCCGCGAAGCTGAACCCGCGCACGTACTCCCCGCTCGGTCCCGCCGTACCATCCTCGAAGCCGTACGAGAAGAGGTACGTGTCCCCGGCGCGCAGCCGCGTGTCGAAGAGCAGCTCCGCGACCAGCACCCCCGTTCCCGCGTCCCACCGCACCCGCCCCGTCCGGCAGTTCTCCGCCGCCCGCACCGCGACCCGTGACGGGTCGCAGCCCGGGTCCCCGTGGTGGATGGCCAGATAGCGGTCCACGCCGTCCCGGTGGGCCCGTACGACCTGCTGCGACTCGCGCCCCACCAGCTCCCGCCCGGCCCCGATCCGTACCCGCTCGTGGTGCCCCACCGTGTGCAGCCCGCCGTCCGTCGGTGACTCGAGGCCCGCGAGGAGCCCCTCGACCGAGCCGGACGCCTCCACGAGCGAGCGGTACGAACGGGCCGCCGGACGCTCCACCTCGGACCGCCCGGGCCCGTCCTCCGTGAGCAGCCGGAGCAGCGAGTTCCCCGGCAGCTGGAGCACCTCCTCCAGCGCGCGGACCGCCTTCAGCGACTCCGGCCGCTGGGGGCGGCGGGCACCCTGCTGCCAGTAGCTCAGGCTCGTCACCCCGACCTTGATCCCCCGGTGCGCGAGATGGTGCTGGACCCGCTGGAGCGGCAGCCCGCGCACGGCCAGCGCGGTGCGCAGCGCCAGATGGAAGGGGCCGGTGTGCAGCAACTGCGCCAGATCGGCCTCGGTGTGGCTCACGAGACTCCTCAGTGAACGTTCACGGTGGGGGAGCGGACCGCGGCGCCGCGTGGGGTGGGCGGGCAGGTGGGCCGAGGGCGTCCGTTCACACCCGGGTCACACCGTTCACAGTCCGATGTCACCCCGCATTGAAGCGTGTTGACCGGATCCGGACAACGGCAGATGCTCCTGACCAGCGTCCGGACGCGCTCCTCCACTCCCCACATCCCCACCCCCCTCCACGGGAGGAACGCGATGCGCAGCAGGAAACTCTCCCTCGCGGCACTCGCCGCAGCCGCCCTCTTCCTCGTCCCCACCACCTCGGCGTCCGCCGCGCCCGCCGGTGAGGACGTCGCCGCCCTCGGCTCCAAGCGGCTGAACATCACCATGCAGGCCCAGCAGAAGACCAACTGGTGCTGGGCGGCCGGCGGCAACACCATCGCCACCTGGTTCGGCCGGAACTACAGCCAGAACCAGTTCTGCAACGCCGCCTTCAACCGCCAGCAGGGCTACGACTGCCCCAACAACCAGGCGACCCTCGGCAACGTCCAGACGGGACTCAGCTGGGCGGGCGTCAACCCCGGCTCGTACGTGACCGGCTGGCTGCGCTACCCGACCGTGCAGACCGAGATCAACGCGAACCGGCCGATCGAGACCCGCATCCAGTGGTCGAGCGGCGGCGGCCACATGCACGTGCTCTACGGCTACGACGACGCCAACAGCTGGGTCTACTGGGGCGATCCCTGGCCCTCCAGCGACCGCTACAACTGGGCCTCGCACGCCTGGTACGTCGACAACAACTCCTTCTCCTGGACCCACTCGCTCTACCGGATCGGGGCGTGACGACGATGAACGCACGTGTCACAGGTGCCGGGCTCCTCACCGCCGCGGCCCTCGTCCTGCTCGGCGCGCTTCCGGCGGACGCGGCCGAGGCCCTTCCGTCCGCGCCCACCCCTGAACAGGCCGCCGCCGCGCCGGGGACCCTGGACACCCTGTCCCGGTTCTTCGCCCGGGACGGCGCCGTCGCCCGCTCGGCGGCCGCGCCGCGGGTCGAGGGCCGGTCCGTACCGGTACGGATCCTCTCCCCGGACTTCGTCGCCGGGAAGCCGGGGGCGCCCGTCGCCCGGGTCGAGTTCCGGGCCAGCAGAGCCGTGTCCTCGGACGGCCAGAAGG is a window encoding:
- the uvrA gene encoding excinuclease ABC subunit UvrA, whose translation is MTDRLIVRGAREHNLKNVSLDLPRDSLIVFTGLSGSGKSSLAFDTIFAEGQRRYVESLSSYARQFLGQMDKPDVDFIEGLSPAVSIDQKSTSRNPRSTVGTITEVYDYLRLLFARIGKPHCPECHRPISRQSPQAIVDKVLELPEGSRFQVLSPLVRERKGEFVDLFADLQTKGYSRARVDGVTVQLSEPPTLKKQEKHTIEVVVDRLTVKDSAKRRLTDSVETALGLSGGMVVLDFVDLAEDDPERERMYSEHLYCPYDDLSFEELEPRSFSFNSPFGACPDCTGIGTRMEVDPELIVPDEDKSLDEGAIHPWSHGHTKEYFGRLIGGLSQALGFRTDLPYAALPQRAKKALMYGHKTQVEVRYRNRYGRERAYTTPAFEGAVSFVKRRHTEAESDSSRERFEGYMREVPCPTCEGTRLKPIVLAVTVMEKSIAEVSAMSISDCAEFLSRLTLNARDKKIAERVLKEVNERLRFLVDVGLDYLSLNRAAGTLSGGEAQRIRLATQIGSGLVGVLYVLDEPSIGLHQRDNHRLIETLVRLRDMGNTLIVVEHDEDTIKVADWIVDIGPGAGEHGGKVVHSGSLKELLGNEESMTGQYLSGRREIRTPDIRRPVDPGRRLTVHGARENNLQDIDVSFPLGVLTAVTGVSGSGKSTLVNDILYTHLARELNGAKSVPGRHTRVDGDDLVDKVVHVDQSPIGRTPRSNPATYTGVFDHVRKLFAETMEAKVRGYLPGRFSFNVKGGRCENCSGDGTIKIEMNFLPDVYVPCEVCHGDRYNRETLEVHYKGKSIAEVLNMPIEEALDFFEAVPTIARHLRTLNEVGLGYVRLGQSAPTLSGGEAQRVKLASELQKRSTGRTVYVLDEPTTGLHFEDISKLIKVLSGLVDKGNSVIVIEHNLDVIKTADWLIDMGPEGGSGGGLVVAEGTPEEVASVPASHTGKFLREVLGADRVSDAGVTVPAARGTRKAAAKKAPAKAPAKKAAATKAAAATTTAARKTATKVATKTATKATATKVAAKKATTRARKA
- a CDS encoding Rieske (2Fe-2S) protein; amino-acid sequence: MSGQSSRRTVLKGAALAGAAGLGVAACSTESKLGHAGVPTPTAPVALGAPDEIPVGGAKLYREQKVLVSCPAKGQYKAFSAQCTHAGCVLDKIENNEGNCPCHGSRFDVTTGKALKGPATVPLPEVPVRVENGTLIAGPETAPKA
- a CDS encoding papain-like cysteine protease family protein, producing MRSRKLSLAALAAAALFLVPTTSASAAPAGEDVAALGSKRLNITMQAQQKTNWCWAAGGNTIATWFGRNYSQNQFCNAAFNRQQGYDCPNNQATLGNVQTGLSWAGVNPGSYVTGWLRYPTVQTEINANRPIETRIQWSSGGGHMHVLYGYDDANSWVYWGDPWPSSDRYNWASHAWYVDNNSFSWTHSLYRIGA